A DNA window from Rhinolophus sinicus isolate RSC01 linkage group LG10, ASM3656204v1, whole genome shotgun sequence contains the following coding sequences:
- the PRELID2 gene encoding PRELI domain-containing protein 2 isoform X3 — translation MGVTVDVHQVYKYPFEQVVASFLRKYPNPMDKNVICVKTVEEKQDVSTGIIYRKRIAICQNVVPEILRKHTSDCWGQGEHFKGTQYPVRRGIMAQSPRKKHGYTESLPYMDTVCVHEGRVCLPCKYGKSKLDGVYSKRQDFNHRGWLSQLYFGNFR, via the exons ATGGGGGTCACGGTCGACGTGCACCAGGTGTACAAGTACCCCTTCGAGCAGGTGGTCGCCAGCTTCCTCCGAAAG tatCCCAACCCCATGGATAAAAATGTCATCTGTGTGAAAACTGTGGAGGAAAAACAAG atGTGTCAACAGGGATCATCTATAGAAAGAGGATTGCAATCTGTCAGAATGTGGTTCCGGAAATTTTAAGGAAG CACACCAGTGATTGTTGGGGACAAG GTGAGCATTTTAAAGGTACCCAGTATCCAGTTAGAAGAGGAATCATGGCTCAATCCCCAAGAAAGAAACATGGCTATACAGAGTCACTGCCTTACATGGACACAGTATGCGTCCATGAAGGAAGAGTCTGTCTTCCGTGCAAGTATGGAAAATCCAAACTG gaCGGAGTTTATTCAAAGAGGCAGGATTTCAATCACAGGGGCTGGCTTTCTCAACTGTATTTTGGAAACTTTCGCTAG
- the PRELID2 gene encoding PRELI domain-containing protein 2 isoform X2 → MGVTVDVHQVYKYPFEQVVASFLRKYPNPMDKNVICVKTVEEKQDVSTGIIYRKRIAICQNVVPEILRKVSILKVPSIQLEEESWLNPQERNMAIQSHCLTWTQYASMKEESVFRASMENPNWTEFIQRGRISITGAGFLNCILETFASAFLRQGAQKGLNRGIPLGP, encoded by the exons ATGGGGGTCACGGTCGACGTGCACCAGGTGTACAAGTACCCCTTCGAGCAGGTGGTCGCCAGCTTCCTCCGAAAG tatCCCAACCCCATGGATAAAAATGTCATCTGTGTGAAAACTGTGGAGGAAAAACAAG atGTGTCAACAGGGATCATCTATAGAAAGAGGATTGCAATCTGTCAGAATGTGGTTCCGGAAATTTTAAGGAAG GTGAGCATTTTAAAGGTACCCAGTATCCAGTTAGAAGAGGAATCATGGCTCAATCCCCAAGAAAGAAACATGGCTATACAGAGTCACTGCCTTACATGGACACAGTATGCGTCCATGAAGGAAGAGTCTGTCTTCCGTGCAAGTATGGAAAATCCAAACTG gaCGGAGTTTATTCAAAGAGGCAGGATTTCAATCACAGGGGCTGGCTTTCTCAACTGTATTTTGGAAACTTTCGCTAGCGCATTCTTAAGACAGGGAGCCCAGAAG